In Rutidosis leptorrhynchoides isolate AG116_Rl617_1_P2 chromosome 6, CSIRO_AGI_Rlap_v1, whole genome shotgun sequence, the DNA window aggaattctaccggtggcctaatatgaaagccgacattgctacttatgttagtaagtgtctcacttgtttgaaagtcaaggctgaacatcaaaagcattctggtctgttgacacaacccgatattccgcagtggaagtgggaatgtatcgctatggactttattactaaattgcccaagacttctagtggcaatgatactatatgggtcatagtagaccatcttactaaatctgctcatttcttaccgatcaaggagaccgacaagatggagagattgtcacaactgtatatcaaagaaattgtctctcgtcatggtgttcctatatcaatcatatccgatcgcgacagtagattcacttccagattctggaaatccttacaaactgctcttggaactcaactcgacatgattactgcttatcatccgcaaaccgatggtcaaagtgaacgaaccattcaaacattggaagatatgcttcgcgcttgtgttatcgacttcggtaaaggctgggatagacatttgcctttggttgaattctcttacaataatagttagcactcaagtattaaggctgcaccttttgaggccttatacggacgaaaatgtagatccccactgtgctgggatgaattagaggacagacagttaactggtcctgaaatcatacacgagacaaccgaaaagatagttcagattaagaaacgaatagaaactgcccgcagccgacagaagagctatgctaataaaggtcggaaagatttggaattccaagttggtgacaaagtcatgttgaaagtatccccttggaaaggcgtcgttcgttttagtaaacgaagcaaactaagtccgcgttttgttggacccttcaaaattactgaaaggatcggacccgtggcttatcgattagaattacctgctgaacttagcagcgtacacgacgtatttcatgtctcgaatcttaaaaagtgtctcgctgatgacactctcgttattcctttagatgacattcgcattgatgataaaatgcacttcatagaggaacccgtagaagtcatggacggatctgctaaacgcttaaaacaaagcaccatacctattgttaagatctgttggaattcacgacgtggccccgagtatacctgggaacgtgaagaccaaatgaaacagaaatatccccatctcttctcaaccgctgatgcatccgagaagtctacctaaaacttcaggacgaaatttttattaacggggaggtactgtaacaaccctcacttttcgacttctaaatttctgagttaaccctagggttatatgtctgactatatgtattaagggttgttatatacaattaaatattgaccgaatagtaatttttagtcaacaatgtacgcttaaataaataatatattattaatttatataatttgacataatttaactaagtatataaactttgtatcacttttattatttagttaatgtaatatatatttaactaaataataaatccaattatatataaatgtaataatatttacaaacttactaaagctatagtttaataattaaaatcataattattattaaaaatacaaaataccgaattatttattatttttatgcaaaatttgtatttattaattaaataaaaaaaataaaaataaaatattattgacaaatattcttggaaaaacattaaataaatttgtttatttacataaaaaaaatccttaaaataaataaaaaataaataaataaataaataaataaataaattactttttaattaaaaattttaatgaaaaaactacttttattattttattttgtgcattatcccatgacctaacatttaatactttttaattttaaaatcccattaagaattaaatatttctttttcttttaattattttattctttttaactaattttttcaagtataaatacccctcatttctcattcaaactcacaccaaaatttctctcattctctctttgaagaattactactagtaagtattcttttcttactttttattttttttactttttactttttacttcggttattatttttaccgaaatatgtaaataatgttataaattatatgcaattaaaaataaaataaataacatgtatacactattactattactagcacctataacctactacttatattgtaacataaaaatattttgggatatgtattagagatgtatagatcttcgaactttcttgacgaatgatttctatgagattctaggcagagggtttggatttccgatttaaagggtcctatggctcaagcccctagatctaaattagccattcgaagggaaaggggtgattggaagcttatctaatatggcaagtatcctaaaatggaaaacactgataaaagtagaaactctctagtcatagaaacttagtaaaataagaaactttctaaaaatggaaactttataaaaatagtaacttactaggaatagaaacttagtaaaacaaactatacttaaacacatacttaaacttaaacatgggcaaaacacttaactactcttaaatgtcaataggttgactttcctgctcactcgttcaactctttattccgaggaataactctctctacttactaaggtgaattcatagcccctctttattgctagaaaacttacttacttttggggtgagacacatgctgtttttacattttacaacttagacataagtaccaaactactaaactgtgatatgttgggctatgaccagcaagtccccaaccgacaagtatgaacgataacttgtcacggggcaaacttgaaagtctagtctaaatatcagtaccaactgttaaaactatgctatacccagctatgtccgactaagtccctacagtgatatttttaattgctgcggcatgcttaattattgggggtaggcctatcgggagtaacgtccccgatacatttgaccaagtcattgtattacttaataatgaaattaaaccgacaaggacagacacaacttgtcatggggcaaaacttgaacgtttagtctaaatatcacgcattggtataactttttgatcctgcgggagatcagctttacaaactaaatcttgtggtctaaaacaacgacaaactttttgttaaacctatgaacttcactcaacctttttggttgacactttagcatgttttgtctcaggtgctgtttgattcaagctcttatacttactgcttatgtgatgctacttggacataggatcaagagatatcgcatttattacttctgcatgtgaacatttacgatattgttattcctgtcattgtaacgacatttcattttccgctgcgtactcattaaagttaaattcatcatttagtattgttctcgtttattataatatgttggtatgtctttgatattagtgacgttccttccagaccctattgggaggacgttacagattcaAAACATTTATGTCATTGTTGGAACCTGCCATCCCGAAAAAAGCATGTCATATCCACAAATCATATGAAGCCACAGCTTCAAGCATAATTGTGGGTTTCTTGTGATCACCCCTAGTATATTGACCTTTATGTGCTACGGGACAATTCTTCCACTCCCAATGCATGCAATTGATACTACCCAGCATACCCCTGAACCCATGCTTCTCCTCGTGTGCACTATATAAGCGTGCAACATCGGTTGCTGTGGGAGATCTCATGTATCGACTTTTATATAAATCGATAATacatttacaacaacaacaacaacaacaacaacattacccaatccaacgaaagtggggtatgggggaggtgagtgtagacaatcattcctcgtaccctagattagaaggaagtcactactccacccgcgggtatagaacccgcgcctagataaggtcgtccctccctctactctagcgcaaaagagattgcttcctaaaggacccccggcccgaagagctcataagaacgaaatagacagggcaaatgatacgtacctgtacgagtaatgagcgcctagcaagaagcaaccatacacagtaaccataaaggggacacatatagcagtaatgcacaacagtagggcaaagagcatgaataaaatagtgcacataaccatttaatttcaggtagacatacagacaaacaagatatatacatatacatttacatatacatatacgcacCCACACAGACACACACATCGATGTATATATACCACACGAAAGCATGTATTGATGTTTGCTCACTCATATGTAAATATTCATCGAACAAATCGGGGGCGGTTCCATACGCCAATTGACGTAT includes these proteins:
- the LOC139854580 gene encoding uncharacterized protein; amino-acid sequence: MDEESEVEYVPRIPRVRTYIPRDRESAAERLFNDYFAEPPIFPAKKFKRRFRMRINLFLRIAQATDVARLYSAHEEKHGFRGMLGSINCMHWEWKNCPVAHKGQYTRGDHKKPTIMLEAVASYDLWI